TTTGTTCGGCTTCAGCGTCCCATCGTTCTTGCATTGGCTGAAACTGGATCCGAAAATCGCGGCCGGCCCTGTCACGCTCGCCGTGACCGATTTTTGCGCGCTGGCGTTTTATTTTTCGCTGGCCTGGTTCCTTCTCGGATGAGGATCTCCGTAATTATTCCGGCGCTAAACGAAGAGGAGCCGATCGCCGCGGTCGTGCGGGATTGTCTGGCGACCGGGTTGCCCGACGAGGTGATCGTGGTGGACAACGGCAGCACCGATCGCACCGCCGAACGAGCGCGGGGCGCCGGGGCCAAGGTGGTGGCGGAGCCGACGCCCGGCTACGGGCGCGCCTGCGCCGCGGGCGTGAGCGCGCTCTCGCCCGACTGCGAGATCGTGGTTTTCCTGGACGGCGACGGGAGTGATTGTCCCGAGTTCATGGGGCAGCTGGTCGCGCCTGTCGTTCGGGGCGACCAAGATTTTGTGATTGGATCGCGCACCCGCGGGAATCGCGAACCGGGCAGCATGAATTTCCAGCAGGTTTTCGCGGGGCGAATCGCCGGCTTTCTTCTTCGGCTACTCTATGGCGTTCGCTATTCCGACATGTGCCCGTTCCGGGCGATCCGGCGCGGCGCGCTCGAACGCCTTGGGATGAAAGAAGAGACCTACGGATGGAATCTCGAAATGCAGATGCGGGCCGCCCGGGCGCGATTGCGAATCCTGGAGGTCCCCGTTGATCATCGGTGCCGGACGGGTGGCGAGTCCAAGGTCTCGGGGACCCTCCGAGGCACATTCGTGGCCGGCATTCGCATCATCGCCACGCTCTTTCGCGTGGCTTTCGAGCGTTGATCCTGCCAATCTCGACCCCATGACGCGGCTTCGCGCAATCGGCTCCGGCGCTCTGGCTGGATTCATTGCCGGATTGCTCATGACCGTAACGATGCTGTTGCTCGCCTGGCTCTTCGGCGTGGCGACGCCGCTGGTGATTTTCGGCGACCGCATCTCGGTCTTCATCCCGGCCGATACCTTCCTTTCGCTGATGGGTCGCGTGGGCGGTTACAACAACATGAAACAACTCGGCGTCGGGTCGGTCATGGGCGGTCAACTGCTCGTT
This sequence is a window from Chthoniobacterales bacterium. Protein-coding genes within it:
- a CDS encoding glycosyltransferase family 2 protein, translating into MRISVIIPALNEEEPIAAVVRDCLATGLPDEVIVVDNGSTDRTAERARGAGAKVVAEPTPGYGRACAAGVSALSPDCEIVVFLDGDGSDCPEFMGQLVAPVVRGDQDFVIGSRTRGNREPGSMNFQQVFAGRIAGFLLRLLYGVRYSDMCPFRAIRRGALERLGMKEETYGWNLEMQMRAARARLRILEVPVDHRCRTGGESKVSGTLRGTFVAGIRIIATLFRVAFER